AATCAAAACTCTTTTACTACTATTTTTGCTCATCTTTACTTCCATATTTATAAATTTCAAATTTAGCTCTCTTTAAATTCTCTTCTATATTTTCATCAAAATATTCAATACTTAATTTATAATCTTTTTTAAAAACAAGTGCCACTAACTCTTTTTTATTCTCTATTATTTCATCAGTTTTTGAATGTATTTTCCACTCTTCAAACTTATTTTCATATATTTTTACAATATCTTTTTCAAACTTATTTCTATTATAAATTAAATAAAGAACTAAAGCTAATAAAATACCAAAAGGAATAAGTAAATCAATACTCATAATAGGCTCTTACTTCTTTATCTATTAAAAAAATATCATCAATATTTGAAGCTTTTAAATTAGAAAATCTATTTATAGCATCTAAACTTAATTTTGAAATATCCAAAAATCCTATTTTTCCACTCAAAAATTTTGAAACTGCAACCTCGTTTGCTGCATTTAAAACAACACCTAAATCAAGATTATTTAAAATCTCATCTTTAATTTGCCATATAGGATATCTACTCTCTTCTATTTTTTTAAATTCTAAATTTGAAATTTCTAGTAAATCAACTGGTTTTAAAATCTCACTATCAACTTTTCCTAAAATTGCATAAGATATAGGAAGTTGCATTGAAGTATTTGCAATATGTGCTGTTGTACTTCCATCTTTAAAATTTATTAATGCATGAATTATCGATTTTGGCTCAATTATTGCATCTAGTTTTTTCGTATCAAAAAGCCAAGCAGCTTCAATTAACTCAAACATTTTATTTGTCATTGTTGCACTATCGATAGTTATTTTATTTCCCATTTTCCAATTTGGGTGATTTAATGCTTCTTTTATTGAAACATTTTTTAAAGCTTCAAGAGGATAATTTCTAAAAGAACCACCACTTGCAGTTAAAATCATAGAATCTACTATTTTATCTTGAAGTAGATACCAAAGTCCAAAATGCTCACTATCTATTGCACTTAAATTTGTTTGGTCTATAAATTTTCCAGCAACAACTAAAGACTCTTTATTTGCAAGTGCAAGCTTTTTACCACACTCAATAGCTTTTAGTGTTGGTTTAAGTCCTAAAAATCCAACCAGTGCATTAACAACTATTTCTGAAGAGCTATTTTCTATAGCTTCTAAAATAGCAGTTTCTCCAAAAGAGACATCTGTATGATTTACATTTTTTACATCTTCTTTTGAAGAGACAACTACCTTTTTAGGATTAAACTCTTTGATTTGTTTATTTAGTAACTTTATATTTTTCCCTGCTACTAAAACCTCAACATTCAAACCAAATTTTTTTGCAATCTCTAAAGTATTTACTCCTATAGAGCCAGTACTTCCAAGAAGTATCAAATAATTATCCTTAAAAGTACCAACATTACAATTGCTCCAAAAAGGTATCCATCGACTCTATCTAAAACTCCACCATGCCCTGGTAAAATATTCCCACTATCTTTCACACCAGCTTCTCTTTTTAAATAGCTTTCATATAAATCTCCAAATACTGAAGATAGTGAAACAATAGCAGAAACAATAATAGCCCCTAAAATTCCTATTTCATTTATTGATGTCAATGTACCTAAAATAATAGCTAAAGTCATACCACCAATAACACCTTCTAAAGTTTTATTTGGGCTAGTTTCACTGAATGGAGTTTTTCCAAATGTTTTTCCTGCAAAATAAGCCCCTATATCAGTAGCTGCAACTATTACTAAAAGCCAAAATAGAACCATTACTCCAAATTCGCTATATAATGAAATTAAAAATACAAATGATGCAGTTGGATAAAGTAGTGGCAAAATCATTTTTCTATCAAGTTTTCTTTTGTAAGCAAGTTGTGAAGCATACCCCATAGCAACAATAAATATTAAATCAACAGGCATTGGATAAAAATATACTGCTACCCAAAGTAACAAAATATAGATATATATACTTTTATCTTCTAGTTTATATAAATCTTTTGCCTCTTTTACTGCAACTATTAGCACAATTCCAAATACTAGCCAAAATAGAAAATATGAATCTATATAGCCAATAATAAGCATTGCAATTATTAAAATAATTCCTGTTTTTACTCTAGTAGATAATCCACCTAAAATTTCTAACATATTTCTTGACCTTAAAATAAAAATTGCTTTATTCTACTAAAATTTGGCTTTTAATTGGATTTATTGTTTTGAAAGGATAAATAGGATGAAATGCACTAAAAAATTTAGTGCATTTTAATTTTTTTAGAATAACCCAGCTATTTGATTTGAAATCTGTTTTTCTAAAATTGGTGTTGCTTCTTGTAATGTAAGTTTCATTTTTGTAGCTTCAGCCAACATCATAGTTTTGTGTTCAATAAAATCTGACTCATAATTTTGTGTATTTGCACTAGCCATATTTGAATTTAAATGACCTGTTGCATTTACATCTTTAACTGAACCTCCAAAACTATTGATAAACCCAGCTTTTTTACCATCACTAACACTAGCTTGTCCAGCAACTGTTGAATTAGAAGAGTAAACAGGACCTTTAGCTTTTTCTCTAATTACGATATCAACTTGCATTTGATAAATTGTATCTTCAGTTGCTTTTGCTATTAACCCACCTAGTAGTGCTCCACCTAAACCAGCAGCTATTGAACCACCAGCTCCACCACCATTATATCCAGCAACACCAGCCCCGATAGCTCCTGCTCCTAATGCTCCACCAGCAGCATTATTTTCTTGTTTTTTATCGCAATAAAGTATATTCATCATTAAAACATAAGTTGCAATTTCTGGATCATCTACAACTGTGTAACCTTTTGCCTGAAGTTCAGCAATTATCGAGTTTTCAAGATTTATTTTTTGTCCACTTGTATTTTTACTAGATACGAAAACTGTTCTTAACTCTTTTTTTACTGGATTTATAAAAATACTTTGAGTCATTTTTGCATTTGTTTGTAATTCGCTTGTAGCACAACCCGTAAATAACATAGTTGCAGCAACAACACTTAAACCTAAAATTTTTATTCTATTCATAAAATAGTCTCCTTGACAAAATTTAAAATTGATTTTACAATTTAGAAATTAAATTCTTAATTAAACTAAAATAATTATTTAATTTTTAAATTCATATTTTTATAGTTGTAGTAGTATAAGGATTATAAAGTACATTTGCTCCATACTGTATTTTTACATTTCTTCTTTGTGTAAAATCAACTTCATAAGCTCCACTAAAATCCACACTAAATTTTGCACATAAAGTAGCAGCTTTTTCTATTACAGTTAGTGGTAACTCTTTTTTACTATTTTGTACAATAACATGGCAAGATGGTCTATCTTTTAAATGAAACCAGAAATCACTAGCTTTTGAATTTTCAAGCAAATATATATTTTCTCTTTCATTAGAGCCTAACATTATTTTGTACCCTTCAAAAAAGAAGCTCTCATAATTTTGAGCCTTTTTTGTTTTTGTTTGATTCTTCTCTTTTTTTGGGTATAAAAACTCACACTCATCTATTGTATTTGCATTTTGTAAATTATCTTTAAGTCTTTTTGAAAAATCTAATTTATCTTTTAAATTATCCTCTTCCAAACTTATATTTAAAGCTTTTTGTTTAAATCTTTTTGCTTTTTTAAAAAGTTCATTCGTATATTTACTAGGATTTTGCATATTTTCAAGCTCTACTTTTAAAATTTTTCCATCATAATTTTCTACTTTTAACTCTTTTTGATAAGGTTTTATATTATGAAGATTTGCTAATATTAAGTTTGCTTTAGTATAAATATTATTTGCTTCAAATTCTAATTCTTCCTTTTTTGGTAAAGATTTGAGAATATTTTCAACTTTTTTTATATTTCTATCTAAAATAGTAATTTTCTGATTTTTAATACTTTCTAAATTTTGTTTTTCAATATCTTCATAAACTTTATATAAATACTCTTCAATATTATCTATTTCTTCAATTTTTGGAATAAAATCTTTTTTTGGTATCTCTTCAAGCTTTACTCCTACTTTTACAACTCTAAAAGATGAGTACTCATCAATATGTCTTAAAGCTTCCAAAATAACTCTATTTTCATCTAAAATAATAATATTTGTGAATTTCCCAGTAAATTCTAACTGTAAAATTAAAATCTCTTTTTTATAAGAAGAACTAGAACTAACTTTTATATTTATAATCTTATCA
The Aliarcobacter faecis genome window above contains:
- a CDS encoding complement resistance protein TraT — translated: MNRIKILGLSVVAATMLFTGCATSELQTNAKMTQSIFINPVKKELRTVFVSSKNTSGQKINLENSIIAELQAKGYTVVDDPEIATYVLMMNILYCDKKQENNAAGGALGAGAIGAGVAGYNGGGAGGSIAAGLGGALLGGLIAKATEDTIYQMQVDIVIREKAKGPVYSSNSTVAGQASVSDGKKAGFINSFGGSVKDVNATGHLNSNMASANTQNYESDFIEHKTMMLAEATKMKLTLQEATPILEKQISNQIAGLF
- the dxr gene encoding 1-deoxy-D-xylulose-5-phosphate reductoisomerase, with the translated sequence MILLGSTGSIGVNTLEIAKKFGLNVEVLVAGKNIKLLNKQIKEFNPKKVVVSSKEDVKNVNHTDVSFGETAILEAIENSSSEIVVNALVGFLGLKPTLKAIECGKKLALANKESLVVAGKFIDQTNLSAIDSEHFGLWYLLQDKIVDSMILTASGGSFRNYPLEALKNVSIKEALNHPNWKMGNKITIDSATMTNKMFELIEAAWLFDTKKLDAIIEPKSIIHALINFKDGSTTAHIANTSMQLPISYAILGKVDSEILKPVDLLEISNLEFKKIEESRYPIWQIKDEILNNLDLGVVLNAANEVAVSKFLSGKIGFLDISKLSLDAINRFSNLKASNIDDIFLIDKEVRAYYEY
- a CDS encoding NFACT RNA binding domain-containing protein, giving the protein MKYFLLKAICEYLKENTHIIKFIRRIDNNIIIIEFNNKNIIYFDLSKSNSRIFKIKEQLSSKKDFNAPFDVVLQKKFTNSKIEDIELYNDDKIINIKVSSSSSYKKEILILQLEFTGKFTNIIILDENRVILEALRHIDEYSSFRVVKVGVKLEEIPKKDFIPKIEEIDNIEEYLYKVYEDIEKQNLESIKNQKITILDRNIKKVENILKSLPKKEELEFEANNIYTKANLILANLHNIKPYQKELKVENYDGKILKVELENMQNPSKYTNELFKKAKRFKQKALNISLEEDNLKDKLDFSKRLKDNLQNANTIDECEFLYPKKEKNQTKTKKAQNYESFFFEGYKIMLGSNERENIYLLENSKASDFWFHLKDRPSCHVIVQNSKKELPLTVIEKAATLCAKFSVDFSGAYEVDFTQRRNVKIQYGANVLYNPYTTTTIKI
- a CDS encoding phosphatidate cytidylyltransferase, whose protein sequence is MLEILGGLSTRVKTGIILIIAMLIIGYIDSYFLFWLVFGIVLIVAVKEAKDLYKLEDKSIYIYILLLWVAVYFYPMPVDLIFIVAMGYASQLAYKRKLDRKMILPLLYPTASFVFLISLYSEFGVMVLFWLLVIVAATDIGAYFAGKTFGKTPFSETSPNKTLEGVIGGMTLAIILGTLTSINEIGILGAIIVSAIVSLSSVFGDLYESYLKREAGVKDSGNILPGHGGVLDRVDGYLFGAIVMLVLLRIII